The following are from one region of the Vulpes vulpes isolate BD-2025 chromosome 14, VulVul3, whole genome shotgun sequence genome:
- the SLC2A4RG gene encoding SLC2A4 regulator: MEAERPPPPAPGCCPPPRAAGRDPAAAPVSVLAPPQGAAVGGGFAGPEFAPPREPEPRAALLGAPGARAGAAGGPRTPSAHVPVLAQRAPPGKSRLDEVMAAAALTSLSTSPLLLGAPAAACSPEPGLEPWKETLARPLGSCSSSSSGDWGWDLASDQSSPSTPSPPLPSEAAHFLFGEPAPRKRKSSVQVLFQCLWKRCGKVLSTASGMQRHIRLVHLGRQADPEQSDGEEDFYYTELDVGVDVLADGLSGLSPVCPTAPAPPAFPCLELPEPPSLSSLLRPLALPRVPLLSSAAPQEGCLAPLRLEPQPAALRTCVPTLPSKLGASPRKPRGDAKKCRKVYGMEHRDLWCTACRWKKACQRFLD, translated from the exons ATGGAGGCCGAGCGCCCtccgccgcccgccccgggctgctgccccccgccccgcgccgccggccgGGACCCCGCGGCCGCGCCCGTCTCGGTGCTCGCGCCGCCGCAG GGCGCTGCCGTGGGCGGCGGCTTCGCGGGCCCGGAGTTCGCGCCGCCGCGGGAGCCGGAGCCGCGGGCCGCCCTCCTcggggccccgggggcgcgggcgggggcggcgggggggcccCGGACGCCGTCGGCGCACGTCCCGGTGCTCGCGCAGAG AGCCCCCCCAGGGAAGTCCCGGCTGGATGAGGTCATGGCTGCGGCCGCCCTCACGAGTCTGTCAACCAGTCCCCTCCTGCTGGGGGCCCCagctgcagcctgcagcccag AGCCTGGCCTGGAGCCCTGGAAGGAGACCCTGGCGCGGCCACTgggcagctgcagcagcagcagcagcggagACTGGGGCTGGGACCTGGCCAGTGACCAGTCCTCTCCATCCACCCCGTCACCCCCACTGCCCTCCGAGGCAGCCCATTTCCTGTTTGGGGAACCTGCCCCAAGGAAGAGGAAG AGCTCAGTGCAGGTCCTGTTCCAGTGTCTATGGAAGCGGTGTGGGAAGGTGCTGAGCACGGCCTCCGGGATGCAGAGACACATCCGCCTGGTGCACCTGGG GCGGCAGGCAGACCCGGAGCAGAGCGACGGTGAGGAGGACTTCTACTACACAGAGCTGGACGTTGGCGTGGACGTGCTGGCAGACGGGCTGTCCGGCCTGTCCCCCGTGTGCCCCAcggcccccgcgccgcccgccttCCCCTGCCTGGAGCTGCCCGAGCCACCCAGCCTGTCCAGCCTGCTGCGCCCGCTGGCCCTGCCCCGGGTCCCGCTGCTGAGCTCGGCGGCACCCCAAGAG GGCTGCCTGGCCCCCCTCCGCCTGGAGCCGCAGCCCGCCGCCCTCCGGACCTGCGTGCCGACCCTGCCCTCCAAGCTTGGCGCCAGCCCGAG GAAGCCCCGAGGTGATGCCAAGAAGTGCCGCAAGGTGTACGGCATGGAGCACCGGGACCTGTGGTGTACGGCCTGCCGCTGGAAAAAGGCGTGCCAGCGCTTCCTGGACTGA